A segment of the Streptomyces sp. L2 genome:
GACGGTGTCGAAGCCGAGTTCCTCGATCAGGGCCCGGACCTTCGCCTTGGCGTCGGTGTCGTCCCCGGCGACCGGCAGCGCCATCCGCTCGGGGTCGCCCGCCGGGCGCGGGCGGTCCAGGAGGTCCTGGGCGTAGGTGCCGTTGAAGGCCTTGATCACGGGGTGTCCGATGTGCCGCTCGCTCCAGCGGCTCTCGGTCTGCCCCTCGTCCTCGATGGCGGCGATCCGGCCGTCCCGCTGCCGCGGGTAGTAGTTGCCGGTGTCGATCACGGCGACGCCCTCCGCCGCCCCGTCGAGCAGCCCCGAGGGCAGGCCGGGTACGGCCTTCAGCGGCACGGTGACGATCACGACCTCGGCGCCCTTGGCGGCCTCCGTCACCGGTACCGGCGTCGCCCCGGTCTCCTCGGCCAGTGCGGTCAGGGTGTGCGGGCCGCGGGAGTTGGCGACGGACACGTCGTGGCCGAGCGCGGTGAGCCGCCGGGTGAGGTTGCCGCCGATGTTGCCCGCGCCGATGATGCCGATCTTCATGACAGATCCTTCCAGGATCAATGCACATGCATGCTTCCGACACGGGGCTCAACCCCGGCACCCACGGGCCTATTCCGCCGCTACGGCAAAAGGGGTGCCCCTCCCTCACGGGACGGGCACCCCCAGGTGGGTCACTTGCTCAGGTGGGCCCAGAACTCCTCGAAGGAGAGGACCTTGTCGCCGTTGAGGTCGCGGGTCTTGATGATGGCCTCCGCCACCGTGTCGGTGACGTTCCAGTCACCGCCCTGAGCCAGGGCGGACTTGAACTCCGCGGCGGTGATGAATCCGTCACCGTCCGCGTCGATCCGCTGGAATTCCTTGCGTGCTTCCTCGATGTCCGCCACCGATCCGCCCCTTTTGTTCGTGTTTCTCATGCCGTGCAGGCCTACTGACGCAGGTCAGATTAACGGGCCGCCCGAGCCTCCAGTGCGGCGACCACCCAGGCGAAGTCCTCCTCGTGCCCGGAGACGGGCGTGCCCTTCAGCACGCCGACGAGTTCGCGGTAGCGGGCGAGCCGGGGATGGTGGACGAGTCTCATGCGGTCCAGCACGGTGGCCCGGTCGGCCGTGCCGATCAGGTCGCGCAGCACCTTCTCCGCCTCGGGCGCCGCCGGGTCGACGCCCTGCTCCCGGGCCCGCCCGGCCAGCTCGACGAGCCGCTTGGCGAACCACATCGACGCACCCGGAGGGGTGTCGTGGCGCCGGTCGGCCGCGTTGAACTCGGCGGCCCTGCGCATCTGCGCCCGGAACCCCGGGTCCTGCACCATCTCCGCCAGCTCCACCCACGCGTCGACCTGCTCGGGCGTCGGGTCGTCCGGCAGGTTCACCGCGGTCTGCCGCATCCTCTCGTGGATGTCGGAGTCCACGCTGTCGAGCCCGTGGAACATCTCCTCCACGAACTCCTCCATGATCCGCCGCCGCTCGGCCGCCGACAGCCTCGCCAGTTTGTTCATCAGGGTCATCTCCTCCGCCGTAGAGCCACGTCGCGCCACCGTCGACAGCACCGCGCGCGTCACCCGCAGCGACTGGATCTGCGCGTCCAGCGCCGTCACGTGCGCGGCCGCGACCTCGGCCACCGTCCGCTCACCGGCCAGCACCCGGCGTACGTCGTCCAGGCCGAGACCCAGCTCGCGCAGGGTGCGGATCAGTTCGAGGCGGGCCACGGACCCGCCGTCGTAGAGCCGGTAGCCGCCCGCCGAGCGGGCCACCACGGGCAGGGCGCCCTCGTCGGACCAGTAGCGGATGGTGCGCACGGTCAGGCCCGTGGCCCCCGCCAGCGCGCCGATGGTGAGAAATCCGGTGCCGTCGTCGATCACGTCTGCGAGTCTGTGCCTTCCAGTGGGTGGAGACTCAAGGAGAGCGGTGTGCGGAGTCTGCGGGACGTGCTCGACGGGGCGGCGCGGGGCGTCTTCCCGCCGGCCGACGGCACCACGACGGTCGTGCCGCAGCCCTCGCCGCGCGACGCCGGTGTCCTCGCCCTCACCGCGCACTCGGTGGTCTTCACGGACGAGGACCCGGAGTGGGTGCGCGAGACGCTGGACGCGGTCGCCGGTGACTGCGACGCCCTGGCCGCACCCATGAACGCGCGGTTCCTCGCCGCGCTGATGGACCGGACCGGCCGCCGTACCGACACGATCGACGTGCTGCTGGTCGCCCCGCCGCTGCCGGCCGGGGACGGCGGTCCGGAGCTGCGGGAGATCGGTGACCCCGGGCATCCCCGGGTGGTGGCCGCCCGTGAGCGGCGGGACGGGGTGTGGGTGGCGGACGGCGGGGTGCTGGGTCCTGTCGTCACATTCCCGCCGTCCGCCCGGAGGGCGGGCCCCGCGGCGTCAGGTGCGTGCTCTGGGGGTCCCCCCGGCCGGAGGCTGGGGGAGCGTGCATGGCGTCGCGGGGCTGGGGGCACCTCCCGGCCGGAGGCTGGGGGAGGGAATGTGACGACAGGGCCTAGCTCGGGCGCGGGGTCGCGGGGCGGGTGGAGGTCGCCGTGGAGGTCGAGGAGGGGGTACGGCACCGGGGGCTGGGGCGGGCGCTGGTGGCGGCGGCGCGGCGGCTGGCCGGGGAGCCGGTGTGGGCGCGGGTCGCGGCGGGGAACGCCCGCAGTCTGCGGGCGTTCCAGGCGGCCGGCTACCGTCCGGTGGGTTCGGAGGCGCTGCTCAGTGCCACGGGGCGTAGAACGGGTTGCTCTCGCAGCCGCTGAGGATCTCCGTCTTGGTCTCCTTGTCGACCGGGCAGGCGCCGACGATGTACTGCCGGGCGATACCGCCGGGGAAGGCCACCTCGACCTGGTCGGCGTACTTGTGGGCGGAGCCGATCGTCTTGTTGACGTCGATGCCGCCGGGCGCGTCGACGTAGTAGTTGTACTTCGACTTCCAGGCCTTGAAGAGGTCGTGGTCGTACGTCGTCGAGACGTACGGCGAGGGCTGGTTGACGAGGACGTACTTCTCGATGTCGTACTGCCCGTTGATGACGTCCTTCGGCTGGAAACCCTCCTCGAAGACGGTCTCCGGGTCGCGGTTGTCGCTGCGCCACAGGGTGCCGCAGGTGGTGCGCCACGCCGGCTTCGGGGTGATCCGGTCGAGGTCGGCGCGCCGGTCGGCGGCGGCCCGGAGCTTGTCGTCGAACTGGGGGCAGGAGGCCGCGGCCTTCGCGGCGGGGGCCGCGTGGACCGTCCTGGCCGGGGCCGCGGTGGGCGCGGTGGCGGCCGTGGTGGCGAGGACGGCGCCGAGGGACAGGACGGCGGCGGTGCCGCGGCGGCGGCGCGAGCGAGTGGTGCTGGTCATACGGAGCACGATGGCCGCTCGCCCGCGCCTCGCGCGGGACCGTCACCCGTCCGTCGGCGCGTCAACTGACTCTCGGTCAGCGGAAGATCCCGGTGTGTCCGAGCGAGTAGCGGCCCGGCTGGGGGTAGACGGCGAGGCCGTGCGGACCGCTGCCGACCTTGATGCGGGCCAGTTCGTCGCCGGTGCGCGTGTCGATGGCGTACACCTCGGCGTTGTAGCGGCCGGACAGCCACAGCACCTTGCCGTCGGCCGAGACGCCGCCCATGTCGGGGCTGCCGCCGCCGGGCAGGTGCCACTTCTTGGTGAGCCGGTTCTGGGTGAAGTCGAAGACGGAGATGGAGCCCTCGCCCCGGTTGGAGATGTACATCTCGCGGGAGTCCCGGCTGATGTACAGCCCGTGGGCGCCCTTGCCGGTGGGCAGGAACTCGGGCTTGGCGAAGGTGTCGCCGTTCAGGATCCACACTCCGTCGGCCTTCATGTCGGCGATGTAGAACCGCTTGCCGTCCGGGGAGATCTTGACGTCCTGCGGCTGGGCGTCGTCGTAGGGCAGCTTCTGCTGTCCGACGACCTTCATCTTCACCGTGTCCACCTTCAGCAGTTCGCCGCTGAACTCGCAGGAGACGATGAAGTAGCGGCCGTCGACGGAGAAGTCCGCGTGGTTGACGCCGTAGCAGCTGACCGGCACCGCCTTGACGGTCTTCATGGTGTGGGCGTCGCGGAAGACGAGCTGGCGGTCCATGGAGGCCATGACGACGGCGTACTTGCCGTCGGGCGTGAAGTACAGGTTGTACGGGTCGTGCACGGGGACGGGGTCGCCCGCCTTGCCGGTCCGCGGGTCGATGGGGGTGAGGCTGTTGCCGAGGTCGTTGTTGACCCACAGCGTCTTCAGGTCCCAGGACGGCACGACGTGCTGGGGCTGCCGGCCGACCGGGATGGTGTCGATGACCTTGTACGTCTCGGGGTCGATGACGGTGACCGTGTTGGACTCGGTGTTGGGCACGTACACCCGGGGCGGGAAGTCCTTGACGACCGGGGAGAGGTGGTTCGGCCGGTCGGCGGCGTAGACGTCGCTGGGGTCGGTGACCGGGGGCATCCCGGGCAACACGTTCACCTGGGGTTTCTTCGGTTTCGGCCGGGGCGCGGCGGGCGCCTTGCTGCCGAGGGCCTCGTCGGCGTGCTGCTGGGTGCCGCACGCGGAGAGCAGGGACAGGACGGTGAGGGCGGCTCCGGCGGCCAGCAGGCGGGCGGCTTTGGTGGGTTGCATCAGCTCAGCAGCTCCGTGGTGGTGACCGCGCGCAGGCCGCGGCGGTCGAGTTCGTGGAGTACGGCGGGGAGGGCGGCGACCGTGTCCGGATATCCGAAGTGCATGCTCACGACGGAGCCGCCGCGCACCTCGGCGAGGACCTTGCGGGTGACGGCGTCGGCGCCGGGACGGGTGTAGTCCAGCGAGTCGACGTCGTACGACAGCACGTGCGGGTAGCCGGCCGCGCGGGCCAGCCGGGCGACGAGCGGGGAGGCGGTGGGGGCGCGGGAGGGGCGGAACCAGCTGCCGATGGAGCCTGTGAGCCGCTTCAGCCGGTCGGCGCAGCCGGTGATCTCGGCGCGGGCGTCGGCCTCGGACATGGCGTTGATGGCGACGTGCCGCTGGGTGTGGTTGCCGAGGTCGTGGCCGCCGTCGAGGATGCGGCGGGCCATGTCGGGGTGGTCGTCCAGCCAGGTGCCGACGGCGAGGACGGTCAGGTGGGCGCCCTGCTGTTCGGCCGCGGTGAGCAGGGAGTGGGCGAGGGCGGGGTCCCCCTGGCCGTGGAAGGTGAGGGCGACCTGGGGGCGGGTGCGCGGTCCGTGGGTGATCTGGGCGGGCTGGCCGGGGTAGGCGCGGGGGGCGGGGGCGGTGTGGGGGGTGGCCGCGGGGTGGCCGGACGCGCGGGAGGGCGGGGCGGTGGAGGACGTGGGGGCGTTCGCGGCCGGCGAGGCCGCGGCGGACGGACGGTCCGGGGCGCCGGCGCACCCGGCGGCGAGGGCGCCCCCGGCGACGAGCCCGGCGCCCGCGCGCAGCACCTCGCGTCGGTTGGTCGTGGTCACCCGACCATTTAAGGGGGACCGGGTAAGAAAACCGCCGATTACCCCATTTTAGGGAATTTTCGGGTCGCGTTCGGTGACGCGCATCTCGAACCAAGTCGTCTTGCCGCGCGGCAGCAGGTCGACGCCCCACCGGTCGGCCAGTTCGTCGACCAGGAACAGTCCCCGGCCGCTGACGTCGGTCTCCTGAACCGGCATCAGGCAGGGCAGCCCGCGGGACGGATCGCGGACCTCGACGCGGAGCCAGCCGGTGCGGCGGCGCATCCGCAGTCCGAACACCCGGGCGCCGGTGTGCCGTACGGCGTTGCCGACGAGTTCGGAGACGAGTAAGACGACTTCTTCGGTCATCTTGGGGGTGAGCCCCCAGTTGCGCAGGACGACGACCTGGGCGAGGCGGCGCGCGGTGGCGGCGGACTCGGGGCGGGACGGCAGCGGCACCTCCGACTGCGCGGGATTGCCGAAGAGTTCGAGCGCCTTCAGACCCCGCTCGTCCTCGACCGCGGGCGACCAGCGCGCCGCGGCCGCACGGCTGTGTCCCCGCGGCTGTTCGATACCCTCCAGCCCCGCCATGCCCCCATGATGGCGGTCCGGAGCCGTCTCCGTGGCCGTTCCGGAGGAATACGCCCCCCGCACGCCCCCGATGCGCCCCATTCGCTCGGCATATGCCGACGGCAGGAGAGGCTCGGCGAGAACCCGGCTGACCTGGGAGGACGACTCATCACGGGGCAATCGTCCGACTCCCTCGACGAGACAGACTTAAGGCTGCGTTAAGGCTGCCATAAACCGCCCCATCGGGGGACTCATATCGGACGACGCGTCAACTCGGCGGGGCTTGCGCCAAGTTCGGCCGAAGGAGTCAGAGGAACTTGGCCTTGCCCGGGCCTTCCTCCACGAAGCTGCGCATGCCCCGGTCGCGGTCCTCGGTGGCGAACAGGCCCGCGAACCAGTTCCGCTCGACGGCGAGACCGGTGTCGATGTCGGTCTCCAGACCGGTGTCCACGGACTCCTTCGCCGCGCGCAGGGCGATCGCCGGTCCCTGCGCGAGCTTGGCGGCCCAGGCGTGCGCCTGCGTGTACACCTCCTCGGCGGGTACGACCCGGTCCACCAGGCCGATGGCGAGGGCCTCGTCGGCCTTGACCATACGGCCGGTGAAGATGAGGTCCTTGGCCTTGGAGGGGCCGACCAGGCGGGGCAGGCGCTGAGTGCCGCCGGCGCCCGGGATCAGACCGAGCAGGATCTCGGGCTGGCCGAGCTTGGCGTTCTCGGCGGCGATGCGGTAGTCGGCGCACAGGGCGAGTTCGCAGCCGCCGCCGAGGGCGTAGCCGGTGACGGCCGCGACGACGGGCTTGGGGATGCGGGCCACGGCGGTGAAGGAGTCCTGGAGGGCGCGGGCGCGCAGGACCATCGCGGCGTGGTCCATCTCCTGCATCTCCTTGATGTCCGCGCCCGCCGCGAACACCCGCTCGCCGCCGTAGATCACCACGGCGCGCACGTCGTCGCGGCGGGTGGCCTCCTCGGCGAGTTCCTTCAGCCGGTCCTGCGTGGCGATGGCCAGCGCGTTCATCGGCGGGCGGTCCAGGCGCAGGGTTCCGACGCCTTCGGCGACTTCGAGATTCACGGTCATGCTCCGCAGGTTAGCGGGCGTTCACCGCGTGGGCAGCACCGGTGCGTTGTCGACTGCCCGTCGTGGTGGGTTCTCGCGCCCACGCGGCGGAGCCGCATCTATGACACGGCCCCGCGCCCCTGAAGGGGCGCGGGGCTGCGTCGATTTGCGGCTCCGCCGCGTGGGCGCGACCAGCCACAGCGCGCCGTTACTTTGTCCAGTCCGCCCAGGACATGTTCCAGCCGTTGAGGCCGTTGGACGGGTCGACCGTCCGGTCGTGGGAGTGCTTGACGACGACCACGTCACCGACCATGGAGTGGTTGTAGAACCAGGCCGCCGGGGTTGACCTGTCGTAGCCCCCGCGCACATCGCGGAGCCCCACGCAGCCGTGGCTGGAGTTGTAGTTGCCGAACGCGCCGCCGCCCCAGTAGTTGCCGTGGATGAACGTGCCGGAGTCGGTGAGGCGGATGGCGTGCGGGACGTCCTTGATGTCGTACTCGCTGCCGTAGCCGACCGTCTCGCTGTTCATGCGGGTCACGGTGAACTTCTCGCTCATGACCATCTGGCCGTTCCACGTGTCGTAGCCGGGCTTGCCGGTGCTGACCGGGAT
Coding sequences within it:
- a CDS encoding EF-hand domain-containing protein — translated: MADIEEARKEFQRIDADGDGFITAAEFKSALAQGGDWNVTDTVAEAIIKTRDLNGDKVLSFEEFWAHLSK
- a CDS encoding ATP-binding protein gives rise to the protein MAGLEGIEQPRGHSRAAAARWSPAVEDERGLKALELFGNPAQSEVPLPSRPESAATARRLAQVVVLRNWGLTPKMTEEVVLLVSELVGNAVRHTGARVFGLRMRRRTGWLRVEVRDPSRGLPCLMPVQETDVSGRGLFLVDELADRWGVDLLPRGKTTWFEMRVTERDPKIP
- a CDS encoding beta-propeller fold lactonase family protein — protein: MQPTKAARLLAAGAALTVLSLLSACGTQQHADEALGSKAPAAPRPKPKKPQVNVLPGMPPVTDPSDVYAADRPNHLSPVVKDFPPRVYVPNTESNTVTVIDPETYKVIDTIPVGRQPQHVVPSWDLKTLWVNNDLGNSLTPIDPRTGKAGDPVPVHDPYNLYFTPDGKYAVVMASMDRQLVFRDAHTMKTVKAVPVSCYGVNHADFSVDGRYFIVSCEFSGELLKVDTVKMKVVGQQKLPYDDAQPQDVKISPDGKRFYIADMKADGVWILNGDTFAKPEFLPTGKGAHGLYISRDSREMYISNRGEGSISVFDFTQNRLTKKWHLPGGGSPDMGGVSADGKVLWLSGRYNAEVYAIDTRTGDELARIKVGSGPHGLAVYPQPGRYSLGHTGIFR
- a CDS encoding NAD(P)-binding domain-containing protein — encoded protein: MKIGIIGAGNIGGNLTRRLTALGHDVSVANSRGPHTLTALAEETGATPVPVTEAAKGAEVVIVTVPLKAVPGLPSGLLDGAAEGVAVIDTGNYYPRQRDGRIAAIEDEGQTESRWSERHIGHPVIKAFNGTYAQDLLDRPRPAGDPERMALPVAGDDTDAKAKVRALIEELGFDTVDAGGIDDSWRQQPGTPVYGLQAGAAAVKKALAEAPKERPADFRG
- a CDS encoding ADP-ribosyltransferase, whose product is MTSTTRSRRRRGTAAVLSLGAVLATTAATAPTAAPARTVHAAPAAKAAASCPQFDDKLRAAADRRADLDRITPKPAWRTTCGTLWRSDNRDPETVFEEGFQPKDVINGQYDIEKYVLVNQPSPYVSTTYDHDLFKAWKSKYNYYVDAPGGIDVNKTIGSAHKYADQVEVAFPGGIARQYIVGACPVDKETKTEILSGCESNPFYAPWH
- a CDS encoding enoyl-CoA hydratase-related protein gives rise to the protein MTVNLEVAEGVGTLRLDRPPMNALAIATQDRLKELAEEATRRDDVRAVVIYGGERVFAAGADIKEMQEMDHAAMVLRARALQDSFTAVARIPKPVVAAVTGYALGGGCELALCADYRIAAENAKLGQPEILLGLIPGAGGTQRLPRLVGPSKAKDLIFTGRMVKADEALAIGLVDRVVPAEEVYTQAHAWAAKLAQGPAIALRAAKESVDTGLETDIDTGLAVERNWFAGLFATEDRDRGMRSFVEEGPGKAKFL
- a CDS encoding MerR family transcriptional regulator, giving the protein MIDDGTGFLTIGALAGATGLTVRTIRYWSDEGALPVVARSAGGYRLYDGGSVARLELIRTLRELGLGLDDVRRVLAGERTVAEVAAAHVTALDAQIQSLRVTRAVLSTVARRGSTAEEMTLMNKLARLSAAERRRIMEEFVEEMFHGLDSVDSDIHERMRQTAVNLPDDPTPEQVDAWVELAEMVQDPGFRAQMRRAAEFNAADRRHDTPPGASMWFAKRLVELAGRAREQGVDPAAPEAEKVLRDLIGTADRATVLDRMRLVHHPRLARYRELVGVLKGTPVSGHEEDFAWVVAALEARAAR
- a CDS encoding polysaccharide deacetylase family protein, coding for MTTTNRREVLRAGAGLVAGGALAAGCAGAPDRPSAAASPAANAPTSSTAPPSRASGHPAATPHTAPAPRAYPGQPAQITHGPRTRPQVALTFHGQGDPALAHSLLTAAEQQGAHLTVLAVGTWLDDHPDMARRILDGGHDLGNHTQRHVAINAMSEADARAEITGCADRLKRLTGSIGSWFRPSRAPTASPLVARLARAAGYPHVLSYDVDSLDYTRPGADAVTRKVLAEVRGGSVVSMHFGYPDTVAALPAVLHELDRRGLRAVTTTELLS